From the genome of Sulfurihydrogenibium subterraneum DSM 15120, one region includes:
- a CDS encoding phosphate-starvation-inducible PsiE family protein: MLTVEKILKFRVLDNAILISLFILEIIVSFGLGLSIFNIIFSLYQNYPNLKQMIESLINNTLSIFIMIEIIKSINDYIALKRVRISVIIDISIIILLRELVIGLYQHNISTEFSILLIGIIFLLVIMRVITLKYSPNKYKLEV; this comes from the coding sequence ATGCTAACCGTAGAAAAAATTTTAAAGTTTAGAGTGCTGGATAATGCAATACTAATCTCACTATTTATATTAGAGATAATAGTATCTTTTGGACTTGGTCTAAGTATATTCAATATAATTTTTAGCCTTTATCAAAATTACCCTAACCTTAAACAGATGATAGAAAGCCTTATAAATAATACTCTGTCTATCTTCATAATGATAGAGATAATAAAAAGTATAAACGACTACATAGCTTTAAAAAGAGTTAGAATATCTGTAATTATAGACATCTCAATAATCATACTCCTTAGGGAGCTGGTGATAGGATTGTATCAACATAATATTTCTACAGAGTTTTCTATATTACTAATAGGTATTATCTTTTTATTAGTTATAATGAGAGTAATAACATTAAAATACTCACCGAATAAGTATAAACTGGAGGTATAA
- a CDS encoding response regulator transcription factor — protein MALIYVIEDDEDINELLTYNFKKEGFEVKSFPNGKVAFEHIKQDKPDAVVLDLMMPEVDGLEFCKLVRSDKEISHTPLIMLTAKSTEIDKIVGLELGADDYVTKPFSFRELLARVKAVIRRSKSYHFPTAKPKYKFKDLEIIPEKFEVTIKGQHINLTITQFKLLLALVNAEGRVLSRDYILENIWKWDKDIYDRTIDVHIKKLREVLGEYGNCIKTVRGVGYKWECD, from the coding sequence ATGGCACTCATTTATGTAATTGAAGACGATGAAGACATCAACGAACTACTAACTTACAACTTTAAAAAAGAAGGATTTGAAGTAAAGTCTTTTCCTAATGGTAAGGTAGCGTTTGAACACATTAAACAAGATAAACCAGATGCTGTGGTTTTAGACTTAATGATGCCAGAGGTTGATGGGCTTGAGTTTTGTAAGTTAGTCAGGTCTGATAAAGAAATAAGCCATACACCCTTAATTATGCTAACTGCAAAAAGTACAGAAATAGATAAAATAGTAGGCTTAGAGCTTGGAGCTGATGATTATGTAACAAAACCTTTTTCTTTTAGAGAGCTTTTAGCAAGAGTTAAGGCTGTAATTAGAAGGTCTAAGTCTTACCACTTTCCAACTGCAAAACCTAAGTATAAATTTAAAGATTTAGAGATTATCCCAGAAAAGTTTGAAGTTACTATAAAAGGACAACACATTAACCTTACTATAACACAGTTTAAACTACTTTTAGCCCTTGTTAACGCAGAAGGTAGAGTTTTATCAAGAGATTACATATTAGAAAATATATGGAAATGGGATAAAGACATATACGATAGAACAATAGACGTTCATATCAAAAAATTAAGAGAAGTTTTAGGAGAGTATGGAAACTGTATTAAAACAGTCAGGGGAGTGGGATACAAATGGGAGTGCGATTAA
- a CDS encoding DUF302 domain-containing protein: MRKFLTVLSLSLLLSFYSVLAAEVQFEKGYYYVVIKNANFDRVNEVLKTEIENHKWGVIHTMNVDKTVKSNTPHKTYLLCRADYLTEGLKFNKDVISVLIPCRISIYQDKNNIKILVEDVESASSNFGVEDKRFKAFLKQVTEEMKSILQKTADHFEKRQNNPSM; this comes from the coding sequence ATGAGAAAATTTTTAACAGTCCTTTCATTGTCTTTACTTTTATCTTTTTATTCAGTGTTAGCTGCGGAAGTTCAATTTGAAAAAGGTTATTATTACGTTGTTATTAAAAATGCTAACTTTGACAGAGTTAACGAGGTACTTAAGACAGAGATAGAAAATCATAAATGGGGAGTAATTCATACAATGAACGTAGATAAAACTGTAAAATCAAACACACCTCACAAAACTTACTTACTATGTAGAGCAGATTATCTAACAGAAGGATTAAAATTTAATAAAGATGTGATAAGTGTTTTGATACCTTGTAGAATATCTATTTATCAGGATAAAAATAATATTAAAATCTTAGTTGAAGATGTAGAATCAGCTTCATCTAACTTTGGTGTAGAAGATAAAAGATTTAAAGCATTTTTAAAACAAGTTACAGAAGAAATGAAAAGTATCCTTCAAAAAACAGCAGACCATTTTGAAAAGAGACAAAATAACCCTTCAATGTAA
- a CDS encoding secondary thiamine-phosphate synthase enzyme YjbQ: MLYRISIKTSSHTDFIDITSKVREIVRQSKVEEGLCVIYVPHTTAGVFINENADPDVVYDVKNHLEKLVPWINNYKHLEGNAAAHIKSILTGNSISIIIDKGDLLLGTWQGIFFAEFDGPRSRNVFIKIIE, encoded by the coding sequence ATGCTATACAGAATTTCGATAAAAACCTCATCTCATACAGATTTTATAGATATTACCTCAAAAGTAAGGGAAATTGTAAGACAGTCTAAAGTAGAAGAAGGATTATGCGTTATCTACGTCCCCCACACGACAGCTGGAGTATTTATAAACGAAAATGCAGACCCAGATGTTGTTTACGATGTAAAAAACCATCTTGAAAAGTTAGTCCCATGGATAAACAACTACAAACACTTAGAAGGAAATGCAGCTGCACATATAAAATCAATTTTGACCGGAAATTCAATCTCAATAATCATTGACAAGGGGGATTTACTACTGGGGACTTGGCAGGGAATATTCTTTGCAGAGTTTGACGGTCCAAGGAGTAGAAATGTTTTTATCAAAATAATAGAATGA
- a CDS encoding complex I 51 kDa subunit family protein, with protein MRYYPNIPDLNANSSINLLLKRAKENRTVWIEEYETTGGYSALKKALTKLTPEDIVIMVEESTLRGRGGAGFPTGRKWRFALANPKPRYLICNADESEPGTFKDRIIIERDPHLLIEGMIISAYALGAELGFIYIRGEYPAGYMILEDAIEEARKRGYLGKNILGTDFSFDILVYRGAGAYICGEETALIESLEGKRGHPRLRPPYPANEGLFGRPTVVNNVETLSNIPIIVTYENYYMNIGPAGYYGPKLFPVSGKVNKPGVYESTMDITLRELIDMAGGMKDSKKFKAVFAGALGVYSERDLDTPMDYSPKGFGGTGTTIVLAEDDCIIDALIVIGEFFHHESCGKCTPCRVGTYELLNILKKFQDGTATEKDIKYLEHLCDNIPVGSICGLGYSAPNAVRDALRKFKDEFYAHIEKKCPAGVCFKE; from the coding sequence ATGAGATACTATCCAAATATACCTGATTTAAACGCAAACAGCTCTATAAACCTTCTTTTAAAAAGGGCAAAAGAGAATAGAACAGTATGGATAGAGGAGTACGAAACAACAGGTGGATACTCCGCATTAAAAAAAGCTTTAACAAAACTAACTCCAGAAGACATAGTTATAATGGTAGAAGAAAGCACTCTTAGAGGAAGAGGAGGAGCTGGATTTCCTACTGGAAGAAAGTGGAGATTTGCTCTTGCAAACCCTAAGCCAAGATATCTGATATGCAACGCTGACGAAAGCGAGCCAGGAACCTTTAAAGATAGAATCATAATAGAAAGAGACCCACACTTACTTATAGAAGGAATGATTATATCAGCTTACGCCTTAGGTGCAGAACTTGGATTTATCTACATTAGAGGAGAGTATCCTGCTGGGTACATGATACTTGAAGATGCAATAGAGGAAGCAAGGAAAAGAGGCTATTTAGGAAAAAATATATTAGGAACAGATTTTTCATTTGACATACTGGTATACCGAGGAGCTGGAGCTTACATATGTGGAGAAGAGACAGCTCTTATAGAAAGCCTTGAAGGTAAGAGAGGACATCCAAGACTAAGACCTCCTTATCCCGCAAACGAAGGACTTTTTGGAAGACCTACAGTCGTAAACAATGTAGAAACTCTATCTAACATTCCAATAATAGTGACTTACGAGAACTATTACATGAATATAGGACCTGCTGGATACTATGGACCAAAGCTTTTTCCTGTTAGTGGAAAAGTGAACAAGCCCGGTGTGTATGAATCTACTATGGACATTACACTCCGTGAACTTATAGATATGGCTGGAGGTATGAAAGACAGTAAGAAGTTTAAAGCTGTCTTTGCAGGAGCTTTAGGCGTTTATTCAGAAAGAGATTTAGATACACCTATGGACTACTCACCAAAGGGTTTTGGAGGAACGGGTACAACCATAGTATTAGCAGAAGATGACTGTATTATAGATGCTCTTATCGTTATAGGTGAGTTTTTCCATCACGAAAGCTGTGGAAAATGTACTCCTTGTAGAGTAGGAACTTATGAACTTTTGAATATACTAAAAAAATTCCAAGATGGAACAGCAACTGAGAAAGATATAAAATATTTAGAACATCTATGTGATAACATTCCTGTTGGTTCAATATGTGGTCTTGGATATTCAGCTCCTAACGCTGTAAGAGATGCTTTAAGAAAGTTTAAAGATGAATTTTATGCACACATTGAGAAAAAATGTCCAGCTGGAGTTTGTTTTAAGGAGTAA
- a CDS encoding NAD(P)H-dependent oxidoreductase subunit E: protein MGYIYITEDIKEKIDRYLEHFPVKDQAIIQSLHLIYSKYRDITLEHMQELSDYLQVPLAHIEGIVSFYDMFRVKRGARHHIRVCKNLPCHVMGCKKLIELFEKLTGEKANQESKNGRFYIETVECIGACSIAPAFMIDDDLYDGTKITEGKLNEILSKYT from the coding sequence TTGGGTTATATATATATAACTGAAGACATAAAAGAAAAGATTGATAGATACTTAGAACATTTTCCTGTAAAGGATCAAGCTATAATACAATCTCTTCATCTTATATACTCAAAATATCGAGACATAACGTTAGAACATATGCAGGAGCTGTCAGACTACCTTCAAGTACCTCTTGCTCATATAGAAGGTATAGTAAGTTTTTATGACATGTTTAGAGTAAAAAGAGGTGCAAGACACCACATAAGAGTGTGTAAAAATCTTCCATGTCATGTAATGGGTTGTAAAAAGTTGATAGAGTTGTTTGAAAAGCTTACAGGAGAGAAGGCAAACCAAGAAAGTAAAAATGGAAGATTTTACATAGAGACGGTAGAATGTATAGGAGCTTGTAGTATAGCACCTGCTTTTATGATAGACGATGATTTGTATGACGGAACAAAAATAACAGAAGGTAAGTTAAATGAGATACTATCCAAATATACCTGA
- a CDS encoding glycosyltransferase family 9 protein encodes MYQSGYQIDFLTFKPFSQIFEKDYRIKNLIAVDKSQLKSFKDILKFSKTLGKYDYIIDLHGNLRSFLLSTFTKGKVLRYKKQSLKRRLKMLDPNFNVVKAYLDTLKPLGISGDYRPKVILDQEDLNSVENLILQNYIVIGAGARYLSKMYPYYDQVAEILISKGYNIVLVGSKEDKEKDQAIYPQQVIDFRGKLSIRQSFAVISKSKLVISNDSAVAHMARSVGVKVLMIYGSTHPYFGFAPLKDEGDYIFKGLKCQPCTLHGKDSCKYGDFRCLTSISPQEVVEKTLSLL; translated from the coding sequence TTGTATCAAAGTGGTTATCAGATAGATTTTTTAACTTTTAAACCATTCTCACAGATTTTCGAAAAAGATTACAGAATTAAAAATCTTATAGCAGTTGACAAAAGTCAACTAAAATCATTTAAAGATATACTGAAATTTTCTAAAACTCTTGGAAAATATGATTATATAATTGACCTTCACGGTAATCTAAGGTCTTTTTTGTTATCTACTTTTACCAAAGGGAAAGTTTTAAGGTATAAAAAACAAAGTTTAAAAAGAAGACTAAAAATGTTAGACCCAAACTTTAATGTTGTAAAGGCATACTTAGATACTTTAAAACCTCTTGGAATATCGGGAGATTACAGACCAAAAGTTATATTAGACCAAGAAGATTTAAACTCCGTTGAAAATCTCATTCTACAAAATTACATCGTAATAGGTGCAGGAGCAAGATATTTAAGCAAAATGTATCCTTACTACGACCAAGTAGCAGAGATTTTGATAAGTAAAGGATACAACATTGTTTTAGTTGGTAGCAAAGAAGACAAAGAAAAAGACCAAGCTATTTATCCTCAGCAAGTAATAGACTTTAGAGGAAAACTTTCTATAAGACAGAGCTTTGCTGTTATCTCAAAATCAAAGCTTGTAATAAGTAATGACTCAGCTGTGGCACACATGGCAAGATCTGTTGGCGTAAAGGTATTGATGATATACGGCTCAACCCATCCATACTTTGGATTTGCTCCTTTGAAAGACGAAGGAGATTACATATTTAAAGGATTAAAATGTCAGCCTTGTACTTTACACGGTAAAGATAGCTGTAAATACGGAGATTTTAGATGCCTAACCTCAATATCTCCTCAAGAGGTAGTAGAAAAGACTCTTTCATTGCTTTAA
- a CDS encoding tetratricopeptide repeat protein, with product MSSRIEALIKALEKDPNNPLGLYGLALEFYKEGRYEDAIVYFKKYLSVYDDQGAAYRTLAQAYVNIGDIEQAIETYERGIEQARKYNHPTMVEEFKQEIERLKSLL from the coding sequence ATGAGTAGCAGAATAGAGGCTTTGATAAAAGCATTGGAAAAAGACCCTAACAATCCGTTAGGGCTTTACGGACTTGCCTTAGAGTTTTATAAAGAAGGTAGATACGAAGATGCAATAGTGTATTTTAAAAAATATCTAAGTGTTTACGACGACCAAGGAGCTGCTTATAGAACCTTAGCACAGGCTTATGTAAATATTGGCGATATAGAACAGGCTATAGAAACATACGAAAGAGGAATAGAGCAGGCAAGGAAGTACAACCATCCAACAATGGTAGAAGAGTTTAAACAGGAGATAGAAAGATTAAAGTCCTTGTTATAA
- a CDS encoding ComEA family DNA-binding protein, with product MKINEKLIEIQSVGIVILTVITVVFSYLSVIFKDKPKYSADNLKIDVNKADQLTLEKVPYIGENTAILIIQDRQIRGYYKSIEELKWIRNYDKAKEYLKLQE from the coding sequence TTGAAAATAAATGAAAAATTAATTGAAATTCAATCAGTTGGGATAGTTATTCTAACGGTTATAACCGTTGTATTTTCTTACCTGAGTGTAATTTTTAAAGATAAACCTAAATACTCAGCTGATAATCTTAAAATAGATGTAAACAAAGCAGACCAGCTAACCCTTGAAAAAGTGCCTTACATAGGAGAAAATACTGCTATTTTAATCATACAAGACCGTCAAATAAGAGGATATTATAAAAGTATTGAAGAGTTAAAGTGGATAAGAAACTATGACAAAGCAAAAGAATACTTAAAATTACAGGAGTAG
- a CDS encoding DNA double-strand break repair nuclease NurA — MVYRLLEVIRQKKSYILKYLENKDLDISLQEILEKWNSYSPAGKDIHIAASDGSFYSKQYLGFFLGVFSGYAESFDPKTQEADSDFVGDVYLSVIKQSDNFKTLLTLFMFLSEVKAVYNLAKRKKPDFIMLDGTITSKFIIPFPLPYWFTKEESEDLLSLIKQLYPKVKDNCLSYPYIYSLSQEIEKEVLSNLSDKRRDLLEVVISQLAYYEHLITLYNLLNLEYKPIIIGLAKTSTGTDLLKSSVPDIKLFLEYCKDLGYSQPVYQNLQSLKSEFGQLQYVDLDLNNKLYDLTIESFYAKYSDVRSINLIEYFQHPDRASVKEEEILDYLRNTTSVYNYPLRLKMVDKQVRITAADFELIERELGLSFSITGREAL, encoded by the coding sequence ATGGTTTATAGACTTTTAGAAGTTATCCGACAAAAAAAATCATACATATTAAAGTATTTAGAAAACAAAGATTTAGATATCTCTTTACAAGAGATTTTAGAAAAATGGAACAGCTACAGCCCAGCAGGTAAAGACATACACATAGCAGCTTCTGATGGGTCTTTTTACAGTAAACAGTATCTTGGATTTTTCTTAGGAGTGTTTAGCGGTTATGCAGAGAGCTTTGACCCAAAAACCCAAGAAGCTGACAGTGATTTTGTTGGAGACGTTTATTTATCCGTTATAAAACAGTCTGATAACTTTAAGACTTTACTCACACTTTTTATGTTTTTGTCAGAAGTAAAGGCAGTTTATAACCTTGCCAAAAGAAAAAAACCAGATTTTATAATGTTAGATGGAACAATAACAAGTAAATTTATAATACCTTTTCCTCTACCTTACTGGTTTACAAAAGAAGAATCAGAAGATTTACTTAGTTTAATAAAACAACTTTATCCAAAAGTAAAAGATAACTGTTTATCATATCCTTACATATACTCTCTGTCCCAAGAGATTGAAAAAGAAGTTTTAAGCAATCTCTCTGATAAAAGAAGAGATTTATTAGAAGTAGTAATATCTCAGCTTGCCTACTACGAGCATCTTATAACCCTGTACAACCTTTTAAATCTTGAGTACAAACCGATAATAATAGGACTTGCAAAAACAAGTACAGGAACAGACCTTTTAAAGTCCTCTGTCCCTGACATAAAACTTTTTCTTGAGTATTGTAAAGATTTAGGCTACTCACAACCTGTGTATCAAAACCTACAAAGTTTAAAATCAGAGTTTGGACAGCTGCAGTATGTAGACCTTGACTTAAACAATAAGTTATACGATTTAACGATAGAGTCTTTTTATGCAAAGTATAGCGATGTCAGGTCTATTAACCTTATAGAGTATTTTCAACATCCAGACAGGGCAAGTGTAAAAGAGGAAGAAATCTTAGACTACTTACGAAATACCACTTCCGTTTACAACTACCCATTAAGACTTAAGATGGTAGACAAACAAGTAAGGATAACAGCAGCAGATTTTGAGCTGATAGAAAGAGAGCTTGGACTGAGCTTTTCAATAACAGGAAGGGAAGCTCTTTGA
- a CDS encoding methyl-accepting chemotaxis protein codes for MKTIRAKIVWSLIVGSIIACIVIISAVYIDFKKLQKQSSYDEISLLAETAFRSLRIAMNTGNPELVESAANEIKRIEGMHSFNVHKSKQVIELFRPDAKYTNDKDVLEVFESKKEKIFEFTQNGDRHLRILKPAIAEQMCLKCHVNAKEGDVLGVIDITKSMKKTDKTISNNLKTLVGLFIILIVIIIISSLIFLGFFLFKPLNLLTETAKNISEGEGDLTKRLNIKNKDEIGIAASYIDKFIEKVQSVLINIRKKVDDLVLAEKEVSESVENISEKVIKQNESIEEVKNMSDFIKDKALQSKNVAQETEKLANESKDNLEMVEKEIDNLIKDINIISYEEQNISQEILKLQNQAENIKSVMSLILDIAEQTNLLALNAAIEAARAGEMGRGFAVVADEVRKLAEKTQNSISQIENVIGDVISKIYQTSDSMFKNAKEIQNLSDDISKLKENSTLTKEKVIQMLESSKQSLNSAIEITKAVEDMSKKIEDISEKSLETKEITDNLRYTTEKLNKVKNEITQLILKFKLT; via the coding sequence ATGAAAACGATTAGAGCAAAAATTGTGTGGAGTTTAATAGTTGGCTCAATTATTGCCTGTATTGTCATCATTTCAGCAGTATATATTGATTTTAAAAAATTACAAAAACAATCTTCTTACGATGAGATTTCTTTATTGGCAGAAACAGCTTTTAGGTCTCTAAGAATAGCCATGAATACCGGAAATCCAGAACTCGTTGAATCAGCAGCTAACGAGATAAAAAGAATTGAGGGTATGCATAGTTTTAACGTTCACAAATCTAAACAAGTTATAGAACTATTTAGACCAGATGCAAAATATACAAACGATAAAGATGTTTTAGAAGTTTTTGAAAGTAAAAAAGAAAAGATATTTGAGTTTACACAAAATGGAGATAGACATTTAAGAATCTTAAAACCTGCCATCGCTGAACAGATGTGTTTAAAATGTCACGTTAATGCAAAAGAAGGGGATGTCTTAGGTGTTATAGATATTACTAAAAGTATGAAGAAAACAGATAAAACTATATCTAACAATTTAAAGACACTTGTTGGTTTGTTTATTATTTTAATCGTTATAATTATTATATCTTCTTTAATCTTTTTAGGATTTTTCTTGTTTAAACCTCTTAATTTATTAACTGAAACGGCAAAGAATATATCTGAAGGAGAAGGAGATTTAACAAAGAGACTAAATATAAAAAATAAAGACGAAATAGGAATTGCCGCGTCATACATAGATAAGTTTATAGAAAAAGTTCAAAGTGTACTAATAAACATTAGAAAGAAAGTAGATGATTTAGTATTAGCTGAAAAAGAAGTTTCAGAAAGTGTAGAAAATATTTCAGAAAAAGTTATAAAACAAAATGAATCTATAGAAGAAGTTAAAAATATGAGTGATTTTATTAAAGATAAAGCTCTTCAGTCTAAAAATGTTGCACAGGAGACAGAAAAGTTAGCTAATGAAAGTAAAGATAATCTTGAAATGGTTGAAAAAGAGATAGATAATTTAATTAAAGATATAAACATTATAAGTTATGAAGAGCAAAACATATCTCAGGAAATTTTAAAATTACAAAATCAAGCTGAAAATATAAAATCAGTTATGTCATTAATATTAGATATAGCTGAACAAACAAACTTACTTGCACTGAACGCGGCAATAGAAGCAGCAAGAGCAGGAGAGATGGGAAGAGGTTTTGCAGTTGTTGCAGATGAAGTTAGAAAACTTGCAGAGAAAACGCAAAATAGTATATCTCAGATAGAAAATGTAATAGGAGATGTTATATCTAAGATATACCAAACTAGTGATAGTATGTTCAAAAATGCAAAAGAAATTCAAAATTTAAGTGATGATATATCAAAACTTAAAGAAAACTCTACATTAACTAAAGAAAAAGTAATACAAATGCTTGAAAGTTCAAAGCAGTCTTTAAACTCTGCCATAGAAATAACAAAAGCAGTAGAAGATATGAGTAAAAAAATTGAAGATATTTCAGAAAAATCTTTAGAAACAAAAGAAATAACCGATAATTTAAGATACACAACCGAAAAATTAAACAAAGTCAAAAACGAAATAACTCAATTAATTTTGAAATTTAAACTAACATAA
- a CDS encoding PAS domain-containing protein, which yields MERPTPKPVEVPVPPDRFLVSKTDTKGIITYANPVFCEIAGYSEEELIGKPHNIVRHPDMPRTIFKLLWDTIQKGEELFAYVKNMAKDGSYYWVFAHVTPTFDSSGKIIGYTSDRRPVLNRDVLTNIIEPLYRELKEAESRGGLEAGVRLLDEKLKQVSKSYEEFVFTITFKED from the coding sequence ATGGAAAGACCAACACCAAAACCGGTAGAAGTTCCGGTACCACCAGATAGGTTCCTCGTATCAAAAACAGATACAAAAGGTATTATCACTTACGCAAATCCTGTTTTTTGCGAAATTGCTGGATACTCAGAAGAGGAACTTATCGGAAAACCACACAACATTGTAAGGCATCCAGATATGCCAAGAACTATATTTAAACTTCTGTGGGATACAATTCAAAAAGGAGAAGAATTATTTGCATACGTAAAAAATATGGCAAAAGATGGTAGTTATTACTGGGTTTTTGCCCATGTAACGCCTACCTTTGACAGTAGTGGAAAAATAATTGGTTATACATCCGATAGAAGACCTGTTTTAAACAGAGACGTTCTTACAAACATTATAGAACCTCTCTATAGAGAACTAAAAGAGGCGGAAAGTAGAGGAGGATTAGAAGCGGGAGTAAGACTTTTAGATGAGAAGTTAAAGCAAGTGAGTAAATCTTACGAAGAGTTCGTATTTACGATTACATTTAAGGAGGACTGA
- a CDS encoding methyl-accepting chemotaxis protein produces the protein MKEYNKPSSLTIIQYANMLSIGIFSFALVIEIYKHGFDLIRVLNLINFITAWIIFVNIRKVQGFIKRISYVLTEAEKGNLEPRLIKEKERGELLKLAHDINYLLDQVDVFIRELKTPIEYASHRKYWRKPVDFGFTGTFKVVMLSLKKPLKAIEENDRFIEKTLMIEEMGKLGGGISSNLQIISKDLGRIVQEIQNIKNESSKTKEVSEEGLEKIEEIVEHLNQIIESIKQSSDVVLNLTRKISDISEVVNLIREIADQTNLLALNAAIEAARAGEMGRGFAVVADEVRKLAEKTQKATEEITTSITHLQSQSKDVAKETEKMVDMAKNSVEEIKSFKDIAKEFERQADTVNRLAIYISDIAFFSARKLDHIIFKNNTYSSLSQEELVFNFTDHHNCKFGKWYYSEESEEFKVFNSFKQIEEYHKDFHQTLYPLIELIEKGEDIVKHRQLIFNNLQKAENDSMELFKLMDDVQEERKKYLLKSF, from the coding sequence ATGAAAGAGTATAACAAACCATCTTCGCTGACTATAATACAGTATGCTAACATGCTATCTATAGGTATATTTTCTTTTGCACTTGTCATAGAGATTTACAAACATGGTTTTGACTTGATAAGAGTTTTAAATCTTATTAACTTTATAACAGCTTGGATAATTTTTGTTAATATTAGAAAAGTTCAAGGTTTTATAAAGAGAATATCTTATGTTCTAACAGAGGCAGAGAAGGGTAATCTTGAACCAAGACTTATAAAAGAAAAAGAAAGAGGAGAGCTTTTAAAACTTGCCCATGATATAAACTACCTTTTAGACCAAGTTGATGTGTTTATAAGAGAGTTAAAAACACCAATAGAGTATGCTTCCCATAGAAAATACTGGAGAAAACCTGTAGATTTTGGGTTTACTGGAACGTTTAAGGTTGTTATGCTGTCTTTGAAAAAACCTTTAAAAGCTATAGAGGAAAATGACAGATTTATAGAGAAGACACTTATGATTGAAGAGATGGGCAAATTAGGCGGTGGAATATCATCAAACTTACAAATAATAAGTAAAGACCTTGGAAGAATAGTCCAAGAGATACAAAATATAAAAAATGAAAGCAGTAAAACAAAAGAGGTATCCGAAGAAGGTTTAGAGAAGATAGAAGAGATAGTAGAACACTTAAACCAAATTATAGAATCAATAAAACAATCTTCTGATGTTGTGCTTAACCTTACAAGAAAGATATCTGATATTTCAGAAGTGGTAAACCTTATCAGAGAGATAGCAGACCAGACAAACTTACTTGCACTAAATGCAGCGATAGAAGCAGCAAGGGCAGGAGAGATGGGAAGAGGTTTTGCAGTCGTTGCAGATGAGGTTAGAAAACTTGCGGAGAAAACACAAAAAGCAACAGAAGAGATAACAACGTCTATTACTCACCTACAATCACAAAGTAAAGACGTAGCAAAAGAAACAGAAAAGATGGTAGATATGGCTAAAAATTCAGTCGAAGAGATTAAATCGTTTAAAGATATAGCAAAAGAATTCGAAAGACAAGCAGATACGGTAAACAGATTGGCTATTTACATTTCAGATATAGCGTTCTTTTCGGCAAGAAAGTTGGATCACATAATATTTAAAAACAACACATACTCATCTTTATCACAGGAAGAATTAGTCTTTAATTTTACAGACCATCATAACTGCAAATTCGGAAAGTGGTATTATTCAGAAGAATCTGAAGAGTTTAAAGTATTTAACTCATTTAAGCAGATAGAAGAATACCATAAAGACTTTCATCAAACTCTCTATCCACTTATAGAACTTATAGAAAAAGGAGAGGATATTGTAAAACATAGACAACTTATATTTAACAACCTTCAAAAAGCTGAAAATGATTCTATGGAGCTGTTTAAGCTTATGGATGATGTACAAGAAGAAAGAAAAAAATATCTTTTAAAATCTTTTTAA